A region from the uncultured Bacteroides sp. genome encodes:
- a CDS encoding efflux RND transporter periplasmic adaptor subunit: MNTKKISLIVAGVIVVGALIWFFWGPTPQHKMTFKTTKVTKSSISNSVSATGTIEPVTQVEVGTQVSGIVNKLYVDYNSVVKKGQIIAELDKTNLLNELASKKSDLANAKTEYEYQLKNYNRIKMLHEKKLVSDTDYETALYTYQKAKNSYDISRNDLAKAETNLGYATIYSPIDGVVLSRSVEEGQTVAASFSTPTLFIIANDLTNMQVVADVDEADIGDIREGLRVTFQVDAYPNDTFEGKVTQVRQEAKTTSNVVTYEVVVSAPNPELKLKPGLTATVTIFTLEKSDVLCVPAKALRFTPSKAIIGSKDKIVDCQSEHKLWTREGNTFTAHAVQIGISNGILTEITSGIAEGTPILTDAVAGKMPGETGEALQSDSGNQKETSPFMPTRPGRNKKK; the protein is encoded by the coding sequence ATGAATACAAAGAAAATTAGCCTCATTGTTGCCGGAGTAATCGTTGTCGGAGCACTTATATGGTTTTTCTGGGGGCCAACTCCCCAACATAAAATGACTTTTAAGACAACCAAAGTAACCAAAAGCAGCATCAGTAATTCAGTATCCGCCACGGGAACAATAGAGCCCGTCACACAGGTAGAAGTGGGTACACAGGTATCAGGTATAGTCAACAAATTGTATGTGGACTATAACAGCGTGGTAAAAAAAGGCCAGATCATAGCCGAGCTTGATAAAACAAACCTTTTAAATGAGCTGGCCAGCAAAAAAAGCGATCTGGCCAATGCAAAAACAGAATACGAATATCAATTAAAAAATTACAATCGTATCAAAATGCTGCATGAAAAGAAATTGGTATCAGATACTGATTATGAAACAGCATTGTATACCTACCAAAAGGCCAAAAATTCTTATGACATTAGCCGTAACGATCTGGCCAAAGCAGAAACAAACCTTGGATATGCAACTATCTACTCTCCAATCGACGGAGTGGTATTGAGCCGATCCGTAGAAGAAGGACAAACAGTTGCTGCATCCTTCAGTACCCCGACTCTGTTTATCATAGCCAACGACCTGACGAACATGCAGGTAGTTGCAGATGTGGATGAAGCAGATATAGGTGATATTCGTGAAGGACTTCGCGTCACTTTCCAGGTAGATGCTTATCCCAATGACACCTTCGAAGGAAAAGTGACTCAAGTGCGCCAAGAAGCAAAGACAACCAGCAACGTAGTAACCTACGAAGTTGTTGTCTCGGCCCCTAATCCCGAATTAAAACTTAAACCCGGACTTACAGCCACAGTTACCATCTTTACTCTCGAAAAGAGTGACGTACTATGCGTTCCGGCAAAAGCACTACGTTTTACTCCCAGCAAAGCCATTATCGGTTCTAAAGACAAAATCGTAGATTGTCAGAGTGAACATAAATTATGGACTCGTGAGGGCAATACCTTCACAGCACACGCTGTGCAAATTGGTATTAGTAACGGAATTCTTACCGAAATAACAAGTGGCATAGCAGAAGGTACTCCTATATTAACAGATGCAGTAGCCGGAAAAATGCCCGGAGAAACAGGTGAAGCATTACAATCCGATTCGGGAAATCAAAAAGAGACCTCACCGTTTATGCCGACCCGTCCCGGAAGGAACAAGAAAAAGTAG
- a CDS encoding ABC transporter ATP-binding protein, whose protein sequence is MMKRIIELNDIKRNFQVGEETVHALRGVSFTINEGEFVTIMGSSGSGKSTLLNTLGCVDTPTSGEYLLDGIPVRSMSKNERAVLRNRKIGFVFQSYNLLAKTTAIENVELPLMYNAAVNAAERKRRAIEALQAVSLGDRLMHKSNQMSGGQMQRVAIARALVNNPAVILADEATGNLDTRTSFEILVLFQQLHKEGRTIIFVTHNAEIAQYSSRNILLRDGLVKEDKINPHVQSAATTLATLPVPEEL, encoded by the coding sequence ATGATGAAAAGAATAATAGAGCTAAATGACATTAAGCGCAATTTTCAGGTAGGTGAAGAAACAGTTCATGCCCTGCGAGGCGTTTCATTTACGATCAACGAAGGAGAGTTTGTTACCATCATGGGTTCGTCCGGTTCAGGAAAATCCACCTTATTAAATACATTGGGGTGTGTGGATACTCCAACCAGCGGAGAATACCTGCTTGATGGTATTCCTGTGCGTAGTATGAGTAAAAATGAACGGGCTGTGCTCCGTAACCGAAAAATAGGCTTTGTGTTTCAAAGTTACAACCTATTGGCTAAAACAACAGCCATAGAAAATGTTGAACTACCTCTTATGTACAATGCTGCAGTCAATGCCGCCGAAAGAAAGAGACGTGCCATAGAAGCTTTACAGGCCGTGAGCCTGGGAGATCGTCTAATGCATAAAAGTAACCAGATGAGCGGTGGACAGATGCAGCGTGTTGCCATAGCCCGCGCATTGGTTAATAATCCGGCGGTGATACTGGCCGATGAAGCAACCGGTAATCTCGACACACGTACCTCATTCGAAATACTTGTTCTCTTTCAGCAGCTACACAAAGAAGGACGTACCATCATCTTCGTTACGCATAATGCCGAAATAGCACAATACAGTAGCCGGAATATTTTGCTGAGAGACGGGCTAGTCAAAGAAGATAAAATCAACCCCCATGTTCAGTCGGCCGCCACAACGCTTGCTACATTGCCAGTACCCGAAGAACTCTAA
- a CDS encoding ABC transporter permease produces MNGLNLFKIALRALANNKLRAFLTMLGIIIGVASVITMLAIGQGSKKSIQSQIAEMGSNMIMINPGADMRGGVRQDPTAMQTLKLTDYHSLCNETKYLAAVSPNVNSSGQFIYGANNYPGSINGVSIEYLTIRQLTIENGEMFTEADIQSSAKVCVVGKTITDNLFPDGSDPVGRIIRFGKIPFRIVGVLKAKGYNSMGQDQDAVVLAPYTTVMKRLLAVTYLQGIFASAITEDMTEQAIDEVTSILRINHKLKTTDDDDFNIRSQQELSTMLNSTTDLMTTLLACIAGISLIVGGIGIMNIMYVSVTERTREIGLRMSVGARGIDILSQFLIEAILISITGGIIGMLIGIGASFGVKTFAHWPIYIQPWSVVLSFAVCTVTGIFFGWYPAKKAADLDPIEAIRYE; encoded by the coding sequence ATGAATGGATTAAATTTATTTAAAATAGCTCTACGGGCATTAGCCAATAACAAGCTCCGGGCTTTTCTTACAATGCTCGGTATTATTATCGGCGTAGCCTCTGTTATCACCATGCTAGCCATTGGGCAAGGTTCGAAGAAGAGCATACAAAGTCAGATTGCCGAAATGGGGTCAAACATGATTATGATAAATCCCGGAGCCGACATGCGTGGAGGTGTACGCCAAGATCCGACAGCCATGCAGACATTAAAATTAACCGACTACCATTCATTATGTAACGAAACAAAATACCTGGCAGCTGTAAGTCCGAATGTTAACAGCTCCGGCCAATTTATATATGGAGCCAACAACTATCCAGGCAGCATCAACGGAGTAAGCATCGAGTATCTCACTATACGCCAACTTACAATCGAGAATGGCGAGATGTTTACCGAAGCCGACATACAAAGCAGCGCAAAAGTTTGTGTAGTAGGGAAAACCATTACTGACAATCTGTTTCCCGACGGAAGTGATCCGGTAGGACGCATCATCCGCTTCGGCAAAATACCTTTCCGAATAGTAGGCGTGCTCAAAGCAAAAGGATATAACTCCATGGGACAAGATCAGGATGCCGTTGTTCTTGCACCTTATACTACAGTTATGAAACGATTATTGGCAGTCACCTATCTTCAAGGCATCTTTGCCTCTGCTATAACCGAAGATATGACGGAACAGGCCATAGACGAAGTTACATCCATCTTAAGAATTAATCATAAATTAAAAACAACAGATGATGATGATTTCAACATTCGTTCTCAACAAGAATTAAGTACTATGCTCAATTCTACCACCGATTTAATGACCACTTTACTTGCCTGCATTGCAGGAATCAGCCTCATTGTTGGTGGCATTGGAATCATGAATATCATGTATGTCAGTGTAACAGAACGCACCCGTGAAATCGGATTACGTATGTCTGTAGGTGCCAGAGGCATCGATATTCTAAGCCAGTTCCTTATAGAAGCAATATTAATAAGCATTACGGGGGGCATTATAGGCATGCTTATTGGTATCGGTGCCTCGTTTGGAGTAAAGACATTTGCTCATTGGCCTATTTACATACAACCATGGAGTGTTGTGTTAAGTTTTGCCGTATGTACTGTTACCGGGATATTCTTTGGATGGTATCCGGCAAAGAAAGCAGCCGATCTTGACCCAATAGAGGCTATTAGGTACGAATAA
- a CDS encoding sensor histidine kinase, whose amino-acid sequence MKQQVNSRPLEILIHIISWGIVFGLPFIFMERESNIIDWASYLRRTVVPFSFLIVFYVNYFIFIPRLLFSEQPRKYIIYNIILLVVIGLGLQVWQEIKVPPINFRPDNKRPLPPQWVFFIRDIVSLIFTIGLSAAIRMSGRWRESETARREAEKSRTEAELKNLRNQLNPHFLLNTLNNIYALISFDTDKAQQAVQELSKLLRHVLYDNQQTYVPLGKEADFIQNYIELMRIRLTNNVSVETQIDIRSDSKTNIAPLIFISLIENAFKHGISPTEPSFIRILLSEHKNEICCEITNSYHPKNKMDKSGSGIGLEQVQKRLELLYPGHYTWKKQISEDGKEYISKLNLTPLTI is encoded by the coding sequence ATGAAACAACAAGTAAACAGCCGCCCATTGGAAATTCTGATACACATTATCAGTTGGGGCATTGTATTCGGTTTACCTTTTATCTTTATGGAACGGGAAAGTAATATAATTGACTGGGCCTCTTATTTGCGCCGCACAGTAGTGCCATTTTCCTTTCTGATTGTTTTTTATGTCAATTATTTCATTTTTATCCCACGTCTTTTATTCAGTGAGCAGCCACGAAAATACATTATATATAATATAATACTACTTGTTGTCATAGGCTTGGGCCTGCAAGTATGGCAAGAAATAAAAGTTCCGCCAATCAATTTTCGTCCCGATAATAAACGGCCGCTCCCTCCTCAATGGGTTTTCTTTATACGAGATATTGTAAGTCTAATTTTCACAATCGGACTCAGTGCTGCTATCCGAATGAGTGGCAGATGGAGAGAATCGGAGACGGCACGCCGAGAGGCTGAAAAAAGCAGAACAGAGGCCGAATTAAAGAATCTGCGCAATCAGCTAAATCCACACTTTTTGCTGAATACCTTAAATAACATCTACGCCTTAATATCGTTTGATACAGACAAAGCACAGCAGGCGGTACAAGAGCTAAGTAAACTACTCAGACATGTACTTTACGATAATCAGCAAACTTATGTACCACTGGGAAAAGAGGCCGATTTTATTCAAAATTACATTGAATTAATGCGCATACGTCTCACTAACAATGTCAGCGTAGAAACTCAAATAGACATTCGATCGGACAGTAAAACGAATATAGCCCCGCTTATTTTCATTTCATTGATAGAAAATGCTTTCAAACATGGCATTTCACCCACTGAACCAAGTTTTATCCGTATACTGCTCTCCGAACATAAAAATGAAATATGTTGTGAAATAACCAACAGTTACCATCCCAAAAACAAGATGGATAAAAGTGGATCCGGCATTGGTTTAGAACAGGTTCAAAAACGCCTAGAGCTACTATACCCCGGACACTATACCTGGAAAAAACAAATATCAGAAGATGGCAAAGAATATATTTCAAAATTAAACCTCACCCCTTTAACCATTTAA
- a CDS encoding LytTR family DNA-binding domain-containing protein — protein MILNCAVVDDEPLALDLLESYVNKTPFLKLVGKYSSAMQVMKEPTNKEIDLLFLDIQMPELNGLEFSKMIDPHTRIVFTTAFGQYAIDGYRVNALDYLLKPISYVDFLQASNKALQWFELIQKPEEKASIYVKSDYKLVQIELKKILYIEGLKDYIKIYTEDSTKPILSLMSMKSMEELLSPIHFMRVHRSFIVQKEKIRIIDRGRIVFDKIYIPVSDSYKQAFQAFLDERS, from the coding sequence ATGATACTAAATTGTGCAGTAGTAGACGATGAACCTCTAGCTTTAGATTTGCTAGAAAGCTACGTAAACAAGACTCCATTTCTGAAATTAGTAGGAAAATATTCCAGTGCTATGCAAGTGATGAAAGAACCTACCAATAAAGAAATAGATTTGTTATTTCTCGATATACAGATGCCAGAACTAAACGGGTTGGAATTTTCTAAAATGATAGATCCGCATACCCGTATCGTATTTACCACAGCTTTCGGACAATATGCTATAGATGGTTACCGGGTCAACGCACTCGATTATCTATTAAAGCCGATTTCTTATGTGGATTTTTTGCAAGCATCCAACAAAGCCCTTCAGTGGTTTGAACTCATTCAAAAGCCGGAAGAAAAAGCAAGCATTTATGTAAAAAGCGATTATAAACTTGTGCAAATCGAATTAAAAAAAATACTCTATATAGAGGGGTTGAAAGATTACATAAAAATATATACAGAAGATAGCACCAAACCTATACTTTCATTAATGAGTATGAAATCCATGGAAGAATTACTATCTCCAATTCATTTTATGCGAGTGCACCGTTCCTTTATTGTGCAAAAAGAGAAAATACGAATTATAGATCGTGGCAGAATTGTCTTTGATAAGATATACATACCTGTTAGCGATAGCTACAAGCAAGCTTTTCAGGCTTTTTTAGACGAAAGAAGCTAA
- a CDS encoding integrase, which yields MVSYDTDPFEFCRMPSANIRELDLTIEEIKAIRDLEIKEYNIRTVRDIFMLSYYLGGINLVDLLNIDFKAKTTIEYYRKKTRNKKQSESKISFTIQPEAKAIIDKYISRNGKLVFGKYDTFGKCYSVVSRKIAKLAKLADINKRVVYYSARKSFVQHGFELGISLKILEYCIGQSMKTNRPIFNYVKIMRKHADEALHKILDSVNR from the coding sequence ATGGTAAGCTACGATACAGATCCGTTTGAGTTTTGCCGGATGCCATCCGCAAACATCCGGGAACTAGATCTTACCATAGAAGAAATAAAGGCCATTAGAGATCTTGAAATAAAGGAATACAATATCAGAACGGTGAGAGATATCTTCATGCTCTCCTATTACCTTGGTGGTATAAACCTTGTCGATCTTTTAAATATTGATTTCAAAGCCAAAACAACAATAGAATACTATCGAAAGAAAACAAGAAACAAAAAACAAAGTGAAAGCAAAATATCCTTCACTATACAGCCAGAGGCTAAAGCCATAATCGATAAGTATATTTCCCGCAACGGTAAACTCGTTTTTGGGAAGTATGATACATTTGGAAAATGCTATTCTGTTGTTTCACGCAAAATTGCCAAACTTGCCAAATTAGCCGACATTAATAAAAGGGTCGTTTATTATTCCGCTCGAAAGAGTTTTGTTCAGCATGGTTTTGAGCTAGGTATCTCACTCAAAATATTAGAATATTGTATAGGCCAGTCAATGAAAACAAACCGCCCCATATTCAACTACGTGAAGATTATGAGGAAGCACGCAGATGAAGCATTACATAAAATATTGGATAGCGTAAATAGATGA
- a CDS encoding alpha/beta hydrolase: MTPINCSISYIKNVDRLRNIAFFCRYAFLLLLLSVLSNQLKAQSPGVTVEDIRFESEGVTLVGTIYTPQHSHAAVVLVHGSDQTPRMRNFASLLAKKGISVLTYDKRGVGESGGIYAGPEVGTNNIDSANLNLLAEDAIAAINILHQHQRDKNVPIGLVGFSQAGWIIPIAANKNSLVNFMVLFSGSMVSTLEQLRFQFFTEGKPDFWDNHTEAEVREHIRNAADRYQFANTDPYDALSTLSILGLWLFGEKDIQVPVGLSIERLNALKAQGKPYEYCLFSTLGHYVSGSAEPIDIAVHWIKNR; this comes from the coding sequence ATGACCCCTATAAATTGCAGCATAAGTTACATTAAAAACGTTGATAGACTAAGGAATATCGCATTTTTTTGCCGGTATGCCTTTCTTTTGTTGTTATTGTCAGTATTATCGAATCAGTTAAAAGCCCAATCACCGGGCGTGACCGTTGAGGATATCAGATTTGAAAGCGAGGGAGTCACTCTTGTTGGTACGATCTACACGCCGCAGCATTCACATGCTGCGGTAGTTCTGGTGCATGGTTCTGATCAGACACCTCGAATGAGAAATTTCGCATCGCTTTTGGCTAAAAAAGGCATTTCGGTGTTAACATATGATAAACGTGGAGTCGGTGAATCGGGTGGGATTTATGCCGGTCCGGAAGTGGGTACCAACAACATTGATTCTGCTAATCTTAACCTCTTGGCTGAAGATGCAATCGCCGCCATAAATATACTTCATCAGCATCAGCGGGACAAAAATGTACCTATCGGTTTGGTCGGTTTCAGTCAGGCAGGGTGGATAATTCCCATTGCCGCAAACAAAAATTCGCTTGTGAATTTTATGGTGTTGTTTAGCGGATCTATGGTCTCAACTCTAGAGCAACTTAGGTTTCAGTTTTTTACAGAAGGGAAACCTGATTTTTGGGACAATCACACCGAAGCAGAGGTACGAGAACACATACGTAATGCTGCAGATCGCTATCAATTTGCAAACACTGATCCTTACGACGCTCTTAGCACGCTCTCGATTCTGGGGCTTTGGCTTTTTGGCGAGAAGGATATACAAGTCCCAGTAGGACTATCGATAGAGCGCCTCAATGCACTCAAGGCACAAGGGAAACCTTACGAGTATTGCTTATTTTCAACATTGGGACATTATGTTTCGGGCTCTGCTGAACCGATTGACATTGCTGTTCATTGGATTAAAAATAGATAG